TTTCTTATTCTTGAAGATAAGCTTAGTGATGTATTTGTTTGTGAATTAGTTTGGGAAAGACTTTTTTATACTAAAGAACTATCTTTAAATGATTGGGCCTTTAGCGCATTAACTCCTTCTTATTGGTCAAAAAAATTTGAAAAAGCTCCTCAAATAATTTCAGAGCGACCAGCCTCAGTACATTTGACTCGATCAATTCCAAAAGACTATAAACAGGGGTTGAAAAAATTTCTTAATTTTAAAGGTTATAGGATTAATGAACTTTATCCAAGAAGAACTAGAAGAGCGACGGCAGTAAATTGGTTAATTTATTGGGCGATTGAAAA
The Prochlorococcus marinus XMU1405 genome window above contains:
- a CDS encoding DUF1823 family protein, coding for MYKKEKLVENQFTWPICKKLLFLILEDKLSDVFVCELVWERLFYTKELSLNDWAFSALTPSYWSKKFEKAPQIISERPASVHLTRSIPKDYKQGLKKFLNFKGYRINELYPRRTRRATAVNWLIYWAIENDCFSEDNGLMPSPSSPPANPVKGHFGDPEIK